In the genome of Diachasmimorpha longicaudata isolate KC_UGA_2023 chromosome 19, iyDiaLong2, whole genome shotgun sequence, one region contains:
- the LOC135171267 gene encoding ATP-dependent 6-phosphofructokinase isoform X4, with protein sequence MADHTYKSIMAEEQAATKFIKPGSHKGKGLAVFTSGGDSQGMNAAVRAVVRMGIYLGCKVFFIKEGYQGMVDGGEHIVEATWSSVSCIIHRGGTVIGSARCSDFREREGRKKAAKNLVTRGICNLVVIGGDGSLTGANLFKEEYPSLLQDLVKGGDVTAEQAEKYKHLHIVGMVGSIDNDFCGTDMTIGTDSALHRIIESIDAIVSTAYSHQRTFIMEVMGRHCGYLGIVGALAAEADYVFFPESPPPVDWPDKLCKKLEQERLTGQRLNIIIVAEGAVDRNGDPITAEKVHKVVVDKLQQDTRITVLGHVQRGGNPSAFDRVLGCRMGAEAVMALMEATPDTEACVVTLDGNQAVRLPLMECVRRTKAVAQAMADKNWDLAVQLRGKGFARNLETYKMLTRLKAPIGAQDGKDHYTLAVMHVGSPSCGMNAAVRSFVRNCIYRGDKVYGICDGVTGLAAGQLKLMDWPSVTGWVAQGGAYLGTKRAPPKEEQLPQIAAKLREFGIQALLIIGGFEGYQTGLTFTAAREKYDEFKIPIAMIPATISNNVPGTEFSLGCDTALNEITEICDRIRQSAQGTKRRVFIIETMGGYCGYLATLAGLAGGADAAYIFEEKFNIKDLNQDVIAMAAKMSEGVQRGLILRNENCNLNYNTDFMQRLFSEEGKGLFSCRSNIIGHMQQGGSPTPFDRNLGTKMGAKAVEWFSDQLKKCTTPEGKTLATTPDTAVMLGIIKRQYRYTPFCELNDVTDFEHRIPTYQWWIKLRPLLKVLAKHESTYEEEGLYITVEEMELEDDPLV encoded by the exons ATGGCAGACCATACTTACAAGAGTATCATGGCTGAGGAGCAGGCAGCAACGAAATTTATCAAACCTGGCAGCCACAAGGGCAAGGGGCTGGCTGTCTTCACCAGTGGTGGTGATTCCCAGG GTATGAATGCAGCTGTTCGTGCAGTCGTGAGGATGGGAATATATCTGGGGTGCAAAGTATTCTTCATAAAAGAGGGTTACCAGGGGATGGTGGACGGTGGAGAGCATATTGTCGAGGCAACTTGGTCCTCAGTGTCTTGCATCATCCACAGAGGAGGCACGGTAATCGGTTCAGCTCGTTGCTCGGACTTCAGGGAACGCGAGGGCCGCAAGAAGGCAGCTAAAAACCTGGTCACCAGGGGAATCTGCAATTTGGTAGTGATTGGAGGCGATGGATCCCTCACTGGAGCCAATTTATTCAAGGAGGAGTATCCAAGTTTGCTTCAGGATCTCGTTAAAGGag GTGATGTAACTGCTGAGCAAGCTGAGAAATACAAGCACCTGCACATAGTGGGCATGGTGGGTTCAATCGACAATGATTTCTGTGGTACAGACATGACAATAGGCACAGACTCTGCTCTGCACCGTATCATTGAGTCTATCGATGCCATCGTCAGTACTGCCTACTCCCATCAACGAACATTCATCATGGAGGTCATGGGTCGTCACTGCGG GTACTTGGGTATTGTCGGCGCATTAGCCGCCGAGGCGGACTACGTATTCTTCCCAGAAAGTCCACCCCCAGTCGATTGGCCCGATAaactatgtaaaaaattggagCAG GAACGATTGACCGGTCAACGTTTGAACATCATTATCGTGGCTGAGGGCGCCGTAGACAGGAACGGCGATCCCATCACTGCGGAGAAGGTCCACAAGGTCGTggttgataagttacagcagGACACGAGGATCACGGTTTTGGGTCATGTCCAGAGAGGAGGAAATCCCTCAGCTTTCGACCGAGTCCTGGGGTGTAGAATGGGTGCTGAGGCTGTTATGGCTCTGATGGAGGCTACACCAGACACTGAAGCGTGTGTGGTGACTCTTGATGGTAATCAGGCTGTTAGGTTGCCCCTGATGGAGTGTGTGAGACGTACTAAGGCTGTTGCTCAGGCAATGGCAGATAAAAATTGGGATTTGGCAGTTCAACTTCGTGGAAA AGGTTTTGCACGAAATTTGGAAACGTACAAGATGTTGACACGTCTGAAGGCACCGATTGGAGCTCAAGATGGAAAA GATCACTACACCCTGGCAGTGATGCACGTGGGCTCGCCGTCCTGTGGAATGAACGCAGCAGTTAGATCATTCGTGAGGAACTGCATTTACCGAGGAGACAAGGTATACGGGATCTGCGATGGTGTGACAGGTCTAGCAGCAGGTCAACTGAAGCTGATGGATTGGCCCTCGGTGACTGGATGGGTGGCCCAGGGTGGTGCCTATCTGGGGACGAAACGAGCCCCCCCGAAGGAGGAACAACTGCCCCAGATAGCAGCTAAACTCCGGGAATTTGGAATTCAAGCCCTTCTGATCATCGGAGGCTTCGAGGGCTACCAAACTGGACTGACATTCACCGCTGCCAGGGAGAAgtacgatgaattcaaaaTTCCAATTGCCATGATACCAGCTACCATCAGCAATAATGTCCCTGGAACCGAGTTCTCACTGGGTTGTGATACAGCTCTGAATGAGATCACTGAAATCTGCGACAGGATTCGTCAGTCTGCCCAGGGAACGAAGAGGAGAGTCTTCATTATTGAGACCATGGGGGGATATTGCGGATATCTAGCGACCCTAGCTGGCCTCGCTGGTGGTGCTGATGCTGCCTACATCTTCGAGGAGAAATTCAACATCAAGGATTTAAATCAAGACGTCATTGCGATGGCTGCTAAGATGTCTGAGGGTGTCCAGCGAGGTTTGATCCTCCGAAACGAGAACTGCAACTTGAATTACAATACTGACTTCATGCAGAGATTGTTCAGCGAGGAAGGAAAGGGTCTTTTCAGCTGCAGATCCAACATTATCGGGCATATGCAGCAGGGTGGCTCGCCCACTCCCTTTGATAGAAACTTGGGGACGAAAATGGGGGCTAAAGCTGTCGAGTGGTTCAGCGATCAGTTGAAGAAGTGTACGACACCCGAAGGGAAAACTCTAGCTACTACTCCTGATACTGCTGTCATGCTGGGCATCATCAAGAGACAGTACAGATACACACCCTTCTGTGAGCTGAATGACGTGACTGACTTTGAGCATCGAATCCCCACGTATCAGTGGTGGATCAAGCTTCGGCCACTGCTGAAGGTCCTCGCCAAGCACGAATCCACGTACGAGGAGGAGGGGCTCTATATCACAGTCGAGGAAATGGAACTTGAAGATGATCCGCTAGTTTAA
- the LOC135171267 gene encoding ATP-dependent 6-phosphofructokinase isoform X2: MADHTYKSIMAEEQAATKFIKPGSHKGKGLAVFTSGGDSQGMNAAVRAVVRMGIYLGCKVFFIKEGYQGMVDGGEHIVEATWSSVSCIIHRGGTVIGSARCSDFREREGRKKAAKNLVTRGICNLVVIGGDGSLTGANLFKEEYPSLLQDLVKGGDVTAEQAEKYKHLHIVGMVGSIDNDFCGTDMTIGTDSALHRIIESIDAIVSTAYSHQRTFIMEVMGRHCGYLGIVGALAAEADYVFFPESPPPVDWPDKLCKKLEQERLTGQRLNIIIVAEGAVDRNGDPITAEKVHKVVVDKLQQDTRITVLGHVQRGGNPSAFDRVLGCRMGAEAVMALMEATPDTEACVVTLDGNQAVRLPLMECVRRTKAVAQAMADKNWDLAVQLRGKGFARNLETYKMLTRLKAPIGAQDGKEHHGHVLSKQYTMCGQDHYTLAVMHVGSPSCGMNAAVRSFVRNCIYRGDKVYGICDGVTGLAAGQLKLMDWPSVTGWVAQGGAYLGTKRAPPKEEQLPQIAAKLREFGIQALLIIGGFEGYQTGLTFTAAREKYDEFKIPIAMIPATISNNVPGTEFSLGCDTALNEITEICDRIRQSAQGTKRRVFIIETMGGYCGYLATLAGLAGGADAAYIFEEKFNIKDLNQDVIAMAAKMSEGVQRGLILRNENCNLNYNTDFMQRLFSEEGKGLFSCRSNIIGHMQQGGSPTPFDRNLGTKMGAKAVEWFSDQLKKCTTPEGKTLATTPDTAVMLGIIKRQYRYTPFCELNDVTDFEHRIPTYQWWIKLRPLLKVLAKHESTYEEEGLYITVEEMELEDDPLV; this comes from the exons ATGGCAGACCATACTTACAAGAGTATCATGGCTGAGGAGCAGGCAGCAACGAAATTTATCAAACCTGGCAGCCACAAGGGCAAGGGGCTGGCTGTCTTCACCAGTGGTGGTGATTCCCAGG GTATGAATGCAGCTGTTCGTGCAGTCGTGAGGATGGGAATATATCTGGGGTGCAAAGTATTCTTCATAAAAGAGGGTTACCAGGGGATGGTGGACGGTGGAGAGCATATTGTCGAGGCAACTTGGTCCTCAGTGTCTTGCATCATCCACAGAGGAGGCACGGTAATCGGTTCAGCTCGTTGCTCGGACTTCAGGGAACGCGAGGGCCGCAAGAAGGCAGCTAAAAACCTGGTCACCAGGGGAATCTGCAATTTGGTAGTGATTGGAGGCGATGGATCCCTCACTGGAGCCAATTTATTCAAGGAGGAGTATCCAAGTTTGCTTCAGGATCTCGTTAAAGGag GTGATGTAACTGCTGAGCAAGCTGAGAAATACAAGCACCTGCACATAGTGGGCATGGTGGGTTCAATCGACAATGATTTCTGTGGTACAGACATGACAATAGGCACAGACTCTGCTCTGCACCGTATCATTGAGTCTATCGATGCCATCGTCAGTACTGCCTACTCCCATCAACGAACATTCATCATGGAGGTCATGGGTCGTCACTGCGG GTACTTGGGTATTGTCGGCGCATTAGCCGCCGAGGCGGACTACGTATTCTTCCCAGAAAGTCCACCCCCAGTCGATTGGCCCGATAaactatgtaaaaaattggagCAG GAACGATTGACCGGTCAACGTTTGAACATCATTATCGTGGCTGAGGGCGCCGTAGACAGGAACGGCGATCCCATCACTGCGGAGAAGGTCCACAAGGTCGTggttgataagttacagcagGACACGAGGATCACGGTTTTGGGTCATGTCCAGAGAGGAGGAAATCCCTCAGCTTTCGACCGAGTCCTGGGGTGTAGAATGGGTGCTGAGGCTGTTATGGCTCTGATGGAGGCTACACCAGACACTGAAGCGTGTGTGGTGACTCTTGATGGTAATCAGGCTGTTAGGTTGCCCCTGATGGAGTGTGTGAGACGTACTAAGGCTGTTGCTCAGGCAATGGCAGATAAAAATTGGGATTTGGCAGTTCAACTTCGTGGAAA AGGTTTTGCACGAAATTTGGAAACGTACAAGATGTTGACACGTCTGAAGGCACCGATTGGAGCTCAAGATGGAAAA GAGCATCACGGTCACGTTTTATCCAAG CAATATACAATGTGTGGACAA GATCACTACACCCTGGCAGTGATGCACGTGGGCTCGCCGTCCTGTGGAATGAACGCAGCAGTTAGATCATTCGTGAGGAACTGCATTTACCGAGGAGACAAGGTATACGGGATCTGCGATGGTGTGACAGGTCTAGCAGCAGGTCAACTGAAGCTGATGGATTGGCCCTCGGTGACTGGATGGGTGGCCCAGGGTGGTGCCTATCTGGGGACGAAACGAGCCCCCCCGAAGGAGGAACAACTGCCCCAGATAGCAGCTAAACTCCGGGAATTTGGAATTCAAGCCCTTCTGATCATCGGAGGCTTCGAGGGCTACCAAACTGGACTGACATTCACCGCTGCCAGGGAGAAgtacgatgaattcaaaaTTCCAATTGCCATGATACCAGCTACCATCAGCAATAATGTCCCTGGAACCGAGTTCTCACTGGGTTGTGATACAGCTCTGAATGAGATCACTGAAATCTGCGACAGGATTCGTCAGTCTGCCCAGGGAACGAAGAGGAGAGTCTTCATTATTGAGACCATGGGGGGATATTGCGGATATCTAGCGACCCTAGCTGGCCTCGCTGGTGGTGCTGATGCTGCCTACATCTTCGAGGAGAAATTCAACATCAAGGATTTAAATCAAGACGTCATTGCGATGGCTGCTAAGATGTCTGAGGGTGTCCAGCGAGGTTTGATCCTCCGAAACGAGAACTGCAACTTGAATTACAATACTGACTTCATGCAGAGATTGTTCAGCGAGGAAGGAAAGGGTCTTTTCAGCTGCAGATCCAACATTATCGGGCATATGCAGCAGGGTGGCTCGCCCACTCCCTTTGATAGAAACTTGGGGACGAAAATGGGGGCTAAAGCTGTCGAGTGGTTCAGCGATCAGTTGAAGAAGTGTACGACACCCGAAGGGAAAACTCTAGCTACTACTCCTGATACTGCTGTCATGCTGGGCATCATCAAGAGACAGTACAGATACACACCCTTCTGTGAGCTGAATGACGTGACTGACTTTGAGCATCGAATCCCCACGTATCAGTGGTGGATCAAGCTTCGGCCACTGCTGAAGGTCCTCGCCAAGCACGAATCCACGTACGAGGAGGAGGGGCTCTATATCACAGTCGAGGAAATGGAACTTGAAGATGATCCGCTAGTTTAA
- the LOC135171267 gene encoding ATP-dependent 6-phosphofructokinase isoform X1 has translation MADHTYKSIMAEEQAATKFIKPGSHKGKGLAVFTSGGDSQGMNAAVRAVVRMGIYLGCKVFFIKEGYQGMVDGGEHIVEATWSSVSCIIHRGGTVIGSARCSDFREREGRKKAAKNLVTRGICNLVVIGGDGSLTGANLFKEEYPSLLQDLVKGGDVTAEQAEKYKHLHIVGMVGSIDNDFCGTDMTIGTDSALHRIIESIDAIVSTAYSHQRTFIMEVMGRHCGYLALVAAMCSEADFVFIPEWPPEGDWPNKLCKKLLQERLTGQRLNIIIVAEGAVDRNGDPITAEKVHKVVVDKLQQDTRITVLGHVQRGGNPSAFDRVLGCRMGAEAVMALMEATPDTEACVVTLDGNQAVRLPLMECVRRTKAVAQAMADKNWDLAVQLRGKGFARNLETYKMLTRLKAPIGAQDGKEHHGHVLSKQYTMCGQDHYTLAVMHVGSPSCGMNAAVRSFVRNCIYRGDKVYGICDGVTGLAAGQLKLMDWPSVTGWVAQGGAYLGTKRAPPKEEQLPQIAAKLREFGIQALLIIGGFEGYQTGLTFTAAREKYDEFKIPIAMIPATISNNVPGTEFSLGCDTALNEITEICDRIRQSAQGTKRRVFIIETMGGYCGYLATLAGLAGGADAAYIFEEKFNIKDLNQDVIAMAAKMSEGVQRGLILRNENCNLNYNTDFMQRLFSEEGKGLFSCRSNIIGHMQQGGSPTPFDRNLGTKMGAKAVEWFSDQLKKCTTPEGKTLATTPDTAVMLGIIKRQYRYTPFCELNDVTDFEHRIPTYQWWIKLRPLLKVLAKHESTYEEEGLYITVEEMELEDDPLV, from the exons ATGGCAGACCATACTTACAAGAGTATCATGGCTGAGGAGCAGGCAGCAACGAAATTTATCAAACCTGGCAGCCACAAGGGCAAGGGGCTGGCTGTCTTCACCAGTGGTGGTGATTCCCAGG GTATGAATGCAGCTGTTCGTGCAGTCGTGAGGATGGGAATATATCTGGGGTGCAAAGTATTCTTCATAAAAGAGGGTTACCAGGGGATGGTGGACGGTGGAGAGCATATTGTCGAGGCAACTTGGTCCTCAGTGTCTTGCATCATCCACAGAGGAGGCACGGTAATCGGTTCAGCTCGTTGCTCGGACTTCAGGGAACGCGAGGGCCGCAAGAAGGCAGCTAAAAACCTGGTCACCAGGGGAATCTGCAATTTGGTAGTGATTGGAGGCGATGGATCCCTCACTGGAGCCAATTTATTCAAGGAGGAGTATCCAAGTTTGCTTCAGGATCTCGTTAAAGGag GTGATGTAACTGCTGAGCAAGCTGAGAAATACAAGCACCTGCACATAGTGGGCATGGTGGGTTCAATCGACAATGATTTCTGTGGTACAGACATGACAATAGGCACAGACTCTGCTCTGCACCGTATCATTGAGTCTATCGATGCCATCGTCAGTACTGCCTACTCCCATCAACGAACATTCATCATGGAGGTCATGGGTCGTCACTGCGG CTACCTGGCCCTAGTGGCAGCTATGTGCTCCGAGGCTGATTTTGTCTTCATCCCAGAGTGGCCACCCGAGGGAGACTGGCCCAACAAGctctgcaaaaaattattgcag GAACGATTGACCGGTCAACGTTTGAACATCATTATCGTGGCTGAGGGCGCCGTAGACAGGAACGGCGATCCCATCACTGCGGAGAAGGTCCACAAGGTCGTggttgataagttacagcagGACACGAGGATCACGGTTTTGGGTCATGTCCAGAGAGGAGGAAATCCCTCAGCTTTCGACCGAGTCCTGGGGTGTAGAATGGGTGCTGAGGCTGTTATGGCTCTGATGGAGGCTACACCAGACACTGAAGCGTGTGTGGTGACTCTTGATGGTAATCAGGCTGTTAGGTTGCCCCTGATGGAGTGTGTGAGACGTACTAAGGCTGTTGCTCAGGCAATGGCAGATAAAAATTGGGATTTGGCAGTTCAACTTCGTGGAAA AGGTTTTGCACGAAATTTGGAAACGTACAAGATGTTGACACGTCTGAAGGCACCGATTGGAGCTCAAGATGGAAAA GAGCATCACGGTCACGTTTTATCCAAG CAATATACAATGTGTGGACAA GATCACTACACCCTGGCAGTGATGCACGTGGGCTCGCCGTCCTGTGGAATGAACGCAGCAGTTAGATCATTCGTGAGGAACTGCATTTACCGAGGAGACAAGGTATACGGGATCTGCGATGGTGTGACAGGTCTAGCAGCAGGTCAACTGAAGCTGATGGATTGGCCCTCGGTGACTGGATGGGTGGCCCAGGGTGGTGCCTATCTGGGGACGAAACGAGCCCCCCCGAAGGAGGAACAACTGCCCCAGATAGCAGCTAAACTCCGGGAATTTGGAATTCAAGCCCTTCTGATCATCGGAGGCTTCGAGGGCTACCAAACTGGACTGACATTCACCGCTGCCAGGGAGAAgtacgatgaattcaaaaTTCCAATTGCCATGATACCAGCTACCATCAGCAATAATGTCCCTGGAACCGAGTTCTCACTGGGTTGTGATACAGCTCTGAATGAGATCACTGAAATCTGCGACAGGATTCGTCAGTCTGCCCAGGGAACGAAGAGGAGAGTCTTCATTATTGAGACCATGGGGGGATATTGCGGATATCTAGCGACCCTAGCTGGCCTCGCTGGTGGTGCTGATGCTGCCTACATCTTCGAGGAGAAATTCAACATCAAGGATTTAAATCAAGACGTCATTGCGATGGCTGCTAAGATGTCTGAGGGTGTCCAGCGAGGTTTGATCCTCCGAAACGAGAACTGCAACTTGAATTACAATACTGACTTCATGCAGAGATTGTTCAGCGAGGAAGGAAAGGGTCTTTTCAGCTGCAGATCCAACATTATCGGGCATATGCAGCAGGGTGGCTCGCCCACTCCCTTTGATAGAAACTTGGGGACGAAAATGGGGGCTAAAGCTGTCGAGTGGTTCAGCGATCAGTTGAAGAAGTGTACGACACCCGAAGGGAAAACTCTAGCTACTACTCCTGATACTGCTGTCATGCTGGGCATCATCAAGAGACAGTACAGATACACACCCTTCTGTGAGCTGAATGACGTGACTGACTTTGAGCATCGAATCCCCACGTATCAGTGGTGGATCAAGCTTCGGCCACTGCTGAAGGTCCTCGCCAAGCACGAATCCACGTACGAGGAGGAGGGGCTCTATATCACAGTCGAGGAAATGGAACTTGAAGATGATCCGCTAGTTTAA
- the LOC135171267 gene encoding ATP-dependent 6-phosphofructokinase isoform X3, with the protein MADHTYKSIMAEEQAATKFIKPGSHKGKGLAVFTSGGDSQGMNAAVRAVVRMGIYLGCKVFFIKEGYQGMVDGGEHIVEATWSSVSCIIHRGGTVIGSARCSDFREREGRKKAAKNLVTRGICNLVVIGGDGSLTGANLFKEEYPSLLQDLVKGGDVTAEQAEKYKHLHIVGMVGSIDNDFCGTDMTIGTDSALHRIIESIDAIVSTAYSHQRTFIMEVMGRHCGYLALVAAMCSEADFVFIPEWPPEGDWPNKLCKKLLQERLTGQRLNIIIVAEGAVDRNGDPITAEKVHKVVVDKLQQDTRITVLGHVQRGGNPSAFDRVLGCRMGAEAVMALMEATPDTEACVVTLDGNQAVRLPLMECVRRTKAVAQAMADKNWDLAVQLRGKGFARNLETYKMLTRLKAPIGAQDGKDHYTLAVMHVGSPSCGMNAAVRSFVRNCIYRGDKVYGICDGVTGLAAGQLKLMDWPSVTGWVAQGGAYLGTKRAPPKEEQLPQIAAKLREFGIQALLIIGGFEGYQTGLTFTAAREKYDEFKIPIAMIPATISNNVPGTEFSLGCDTALNEITEICDRIRQSAQGTKRRVFIIETMGGYCGYLATLAGLAGGADAAYIFEEKFNIKDLNQDVIAMAAKMSEGVQRGLILRNENCNLNYNTDFMQRLFSEEGKGLFSCRSNIIGHMQQGGSPTPFDRNLGTKMGAKAVEWFSDQLKKCTTPEGKTLATTPDTAVMLGIIKRQYRYTPFCELNDVTDFEHRIPTYQWWIKLRPLLKVLAKHESTYEEEGLYITVEEMELEDDPLV; encoded by the exons ATGGCAGACCATACTTACAAGAGTATCATGGCTGAGGAGCAGGCAGCAACGAAATTTATCAAACCTGGCAGCCACAAGGGCAAGGGGCTGGCTGTCTTCACCAGTGGTGGTGATTCCCAGG GTATGAATGCAGCTGTTCGTGCAGTCGTGAGGATGGGAATATATCTGGGGTGCAAAGTATTCTTCATAAAAGAGGGTTACCAGGGGATGGTGGACGGTGGAGAGCATATTGTCGAGGCAACTTGGTCCTCAGTGTCTTGCATCATCCACAGAGGAGGCACGGTAATCGGTTCAGCTCGTTGCTCGGACTTCAGGGAACGCGAGGGCCGCAAGAAGGCAGCTAAAAACCTGGTCACCAGGGGAATCTGCAATTTGGTAGTGATTGGAGGCGATGGATCCCTCACTGGAGCCAATTTATTCAAGGAGGAGTATCCAAGTTTGCTTCAGGATCTCGTTAAAGGag GTGATGTAACTGCTGAGCAAGCTGAGAAATACAAGCACCTGCACATAGTGGGCATGGTGGGTTCAATCGACAATGATTTCTGTGGTACAGACATGACAATAGGCACAGACTCTGCTCTGCACCGTATCATTGAGTCTATCGATGCCATCGTCAGTACTGCCTACTCCCATCAACGAACATTCATCATGGAGGTCATGGGTCGTCACTGCGG CTACCTGGCCCTAGTGGCAGCTATGTGCTCCGAGGCTGATTTTGTCTTCATCCCAGAGTGGCCACCCGAGGGAGACTGGCCCAACAAGctctgcaaaaaattattgcag GAACGATTGACCGGTCAACGTTTGAACATCATTATCGTGGCTGAGGGCGCCGTAGACAGGAACGGCGATCCCATCACTGCGGAGAAGGTCCACAAGGTCGTggttgataagttacagcagGACACGAGGATCACGGTTTTGGGTCATGTCCAGAGAGGAGGAAATCCCTCAGCTTTCGACCGAGTCCTGGGGTGTAGAATGGGTGCTGAGGCTGTTATGGCTCTGATGGAGGCTACACCAGACACTGAAGCGTGTGTGGTGACTCTTGATGGTAATCAGGCTGTTAGGTTGCCCCTGATGGAGTGTGTGAGACGTACTAAGGCTGTTGCTCAGGCAATGGCAGATAAAAATTGGGATTTGGCAGTTCAACTTCGTGGAAA AGGTTTTGCACGAAATTTGGAAACGTACAAGATGTTGACACGTCTGAAGGCACCGATTGGAGCTCAAGATGGAAAA GATCACTACACCCTGGCAGTGATGCACGTGGGCTCGCCGTCCTGTGGAATGAACGCAGCAGTTAGATCATTCGTGAGGAACTGCATTTACCGAGGAGACAAGGTATACGGGATCTGCGATGGTGTGACAGGTCTAGCAGCAGGTCAACTGAAGCTGATGGATTGGCCCTCGGTGACTGGATGGGTGGCCCAGGGTGGTGCCTATCTGGGGACGAAACGAGCCCCCCCGAAGGAGGAACAACTGCCCCAGATAGCAGCTAAACTCCGGGAATTTGGAATTCAAGCCCTTCTGATCATCGGAGGCTTCGAGGGCTACCAAACTGGACTGACATTCACCGCTGCCAGGGAGAAgtacgatgaattcaaaaTTCCAATTGCCATGATACCAGCTACCATCAGCAATAATGTCCCTGGAACCGAGTTCTCACTGGGTTGTGATACAGCTCTGAATGAGATCACTGAAATCTGCGACAGGATTCGTCAGTCTGCCCAGGGAACGAAGAGGAGAGTCTTCATTATTGAGACCATGGGGGGATATTGCGGATATCTAGCGACCCTAGCTGGCCTCGCTGGTGGTGCTGATGCTGCCTACATCTTCGAGGAGAAATTCAACATCAAGGATTTAAATCAAGACGTCATTGCGATGGCTGCTAAGATGTCTGAGGGTGTCCAGCGAGGTTTGATCCTCCGAAACGAGAACTGCAACTTGAATTACAATACTGACTTCATGCAGAGATTGTTCAGCGAGGAAGGAAAGGGTCTTTTCAGCTGCAGATCCAACATTATCGGGCATATGCAGCAGGGTGGCTCGCCCACTCCCTTTGATAGAAACTTGGGGACGAAAATGGGGGCTAAAGCTGTCGAGTGGTTCAGCGATCAGTTGAAGAAGTGTACGACACCCGAAGGGAAAACTCTAGCTACTACTCCTGATACTGCTGTCATGCTGGGCATCATCAAGAGACAGTACAGATACACACCCTTCTGTGAGCTGAATGACGTGACTGACTTTGAGCATCGAATCCCCACGTATCAGTGGTGGATCAAGCTTCGGCCACTGCTGAAGGTCCTCGCCAAGCACGAATCCACGTACGAGGAGGAGGGGCTCTATATCACAGTCGAGGAAATGGAACTTGAAGATGATCCGCTAGTTTAA
- the LOC135171278 gene encoding translocating chain-associated membrane protein 1 has translation MWRVGGVVCHLLGESVSVLLQVLYYSSHIGVIQLCRLVHQSSPGLINRSSRMVAIKGRKSSNKNPPILSHEFIIRNHADIVSCVAMVFVVGLMVQVTSPWAYTFIALHHNVSETAEPDAPWQPQKYTTGWKDACAVFFYFLITIVMHAVIQEYVLDKLSKRLHLSKIKLAKFNESSQLLVFYVLSAIWGIDIIIRDNLVLDISSYWLNYPSLMSFPLKLFFVGQLAYWLHCYPELYFQKIKRESIPKVVVEATLGFAFTLAGYLLNFQHFTIILLVLHFVGDALQHGARLIHIVYRREQTTKLAFGLANAVYIFSRILTILCALLFYVYGLSQVESTLNISAGVFNIPAIRFSAFGAVALFQAYLMYAFSKRQIQRARENGGPVVAKAKPKQQKPKKKEGKKSAASEDDDLPEVDQATKKNLRSRSVKAK, from the exons ATGTGGCGTGTCGGTGGAGTTGTGTGTCATCTACTGGGGGAAAGCGTCAGTGTATTGCTGCAAGTGTTGTACTACAGCTCGCACATTGGTGTCATTCAACTGTGCCGGCTTGTGCATCAATCATCCCCTGGACTAATTAATCGAAGCTCGAGGATGGTTGCAATCAAGGGAAGAAAGTCGTCGAATAAGAATCCACCAATTCTCAGTCATGAATTCATCATTCGGAATCATGCTGACATCGTGTCGTGTGTGGCGATGGTTTTCGTGGTTGGGTTGATGGTCCAG GTGACATCCCCCTGGGCGTACACCTTCATCGCCCTCCACCACAATGTCTCGGAGACAGCAGAGCCAGATGCTCCCTGGCAGCCCCAGAAATACACAACAGGCTGGAAGGACGCCTGTGCAGTATTCTTTTACTTCCTCATAACCATCGTGATGCACGCTGTAATCCAGGAGTATGTCCTGGACAAACTGTCGAAGCGTCTCCACCTGAGTAAGATAAAACTAGCCAAGTTCAACGAGTCCAGCCAGCTCCTGGTGTTCTACGTGCTGTCAGCCATCTGGGGCATCGACATTATCATTAGAGACAATCTGGTCCTGGATATTTCCTCCTACTGGCTGAACTACCCCAGCTTGATGTCCTTCCCTCTGAAGCTCTTCTTCGTTGGACAGCTGGCTTACTGGCTTCACTGCTATCCTGAACTCTACTTCCAGAAGATCAAGAGGGAGAGCATTCCCAAGGTCGTCGTCGAGGCCACTCTTGGATTTGCCTTTACACTGGCTGGGTATCTTCTCAACTTCCAACATTTTACGATTATTCTTCTGGTTCTCCACTTCGTTGGAGATGCTCTACAGCATGGGGCTCGTCTCATTCATATTGTTTATCGCAGGGAACAAACAACAAAGC TGGCTTTCGGCCTCGCAAATGCTGTCTACATCTTCTCCAGAATCTTGACAATCCTCTGCGCTCTTCTCTTCTACGTCTACGGTCTCAGCCAAGTGGAAAGCACCCTTAACATCTCAGCAGGTGTCTTCAACATCCCAGCGATAAGATTTTCAGCCTTTGGTGCTGTTGCCCTCTTCCAGGCGTACCTCATGTACGCATTCAGCAAGAGGCAGATCCAGCGAGCACGTGAGAATGGTGGACCAGTGGTAGCCAAGGCCAAGCCCAAGCAGCAGAAGCCCAAGAAGAAGGAGGGCAAGAAGTCAGCTGCCTCTGAGGACGATGACCTTCCAGAAGTGGATCAGGCGACCAAGAAGAATCTGCGATCGCGATCAGTGAAggctaaataa